In Desulfobulbus oralis, one DNA window encodes the following:
- a CDS encoding MBL fold metallo-hydrolase, giving the protein MQKDSASGRMQSIHKTPDGIMIYGPHAQTAEENKGENTISSIYIIEKDKNICIIDTGRFESRYRILKNIIEKNNYQLKYIILTHDHYDHIGNADILKREFGGTIYAHKMDKLLIENPLNIYDNEKIKKVYGYSIYESWREIGLGKGDIINMKKYVNNYFYESANVDIYIDEEIEIDLSGVKIRLLHTPGHSPGSISVYIGETNSIYTGDLTFWINPCRPYPIGNMDNCLQSLSRIQKMDIKYCGPGHYFGISSPKDWIKNLLHKYKKMENDILECTYKKKNIREIRNIIFKKNPPDSFFPIPENSIQANLFSLMQRGKIYHISEDGIIYWINTNNAGGRYVEK; this is encoded by the coding sequence ATGCAAAAAGATAGCGCGTCAGGAAGAATGCAGAGCATACATAAAACACCAGACGGCATCATGATTTATGGACCGCACGCCCAGACAGCCGAAGAAAACAAAGGAGAAAATACCATTTCCTCCATATACATAATAGAGAAGGATAAAAATATATGCATAATAGATACAGGGAGGTTTGAATCAAGATATAGAATATTGAAAAATATAATAGAAAAGAACAATTATCAGTTAAAATATATCATATTAACACACGACCATTACGATCATATAGGAAATGCCGACATACTAAAGAGAGAGTTTGGCGGAACTATATATGCTCATAAAATGGATAAACTATTAATAGAAAATCCGCTGAATATATATGATAATGAAAAAATTAAAAAAGTATATGGATATTCAATATATGAATCATGGAGAGAAATAGGTTTGGGAAAGGGCGACATAATCAATATGAAAAAATATGTAAATAATTATTTTTATGAATCAGCAAATGTAGATATATACATAGATGAAGAAATAGAAATAGATTTATCAGGAGTAAAAATACGCCTATTACATACCCCAGGGCATTCTCCAGGAAGCATAAGCGTCTATATAGGAGAAACTAATAGTATTTATACTGGAGATTTGACTTTTTGGATAAACCCTTGTCGCCCTTATCCTATAGGAAATATGGATAACTGTCTGCAAAGTTTGTCTCGAATACAGAAAATGGATATAAAATATTGCGGACCTGGGCATTACTTTGGAATTTCCTCTCCTAAAGATTGGATCAAAAATCTTCTTCACAAGTACAAAAAAATGGAAAATGATATACTTGAATGCACATATAAAAAAAAGAATATAAGAGAAATTAGAAACATCATATTTAAAAAAAATCCTCCTGATTCCTTTTTTCCCATACCTGAAAATTCTATCCAGGCAAATCTTTTCAGCCTTATGCAAAGAGGTAAAATTTATCATATCTCAGAGGATGGCATTATATATTGGATTAATACAAATAATGCAGGAGGCAGGTATGTCGAAAAATAA